In Rhodopirellula bahusiensis, the DNA window GAATTGATTTCTGCGATGAGCGAAGCGCTCAACAAACGCATCCCCGGAAACAACTTCAGCTTTACACAGCCGATCGAACTGCGTGTTCAGGAATTACTTTCGGGCGTCCGCAGTGACATCGGCATCAGTCTGTACGGTGACGATCTTGAAACCCTACAAAGAATCGGCAACGAGATCGCGGGGGTTGTTTCCCAGGTCCCCGGCGCGGCAGATGTGCAGCCCGAGCAAACGGGAGGCTTGCCGTACATTCAAGTGAAGATTCTGCGTGACCAGATCGCTCGCTACGGCATCAATGCCGGCGACGTGCTCGACGCGGTCGCAACGATTGGCGGCAAAGATGCGGGCGAGGTTTTTGAAGGTCAAAAGCGGTTCCCGCTGATGGTCCGGCTGGCACCCAGGTATCGCGAGGATTTGGAGTCGCTCAAGAAGATACGCATCGCCGATAAGAGCGGCCGACAAATCCCACTGGAGCAACTTGCCGAAATCACGGTTGGTCCGGGGATCGCCCAAATCAGTCGCGATGAAATCCAACGTCGGTTCCTGGTGCAGGTCAATGTGCGTGGTCGCGACCTGGCCAGTTTCGTGGGTGAAGCCCAAGCGGCAGTTGAATCGCAAGTTGAACTTCCACCGGGTTACCGAGTGACTTGGGGCGGACAATTCAAGAACTTGCAGGACGCGGTCGGTCGACTGTCCATCGCTGTTCCTTTGGCGTTGTTTCTGATTGGATCACTACTCTACCTGACGTTCAATTCAGTGAAATTGGCGTTGCTGATTTTCTTGAACGTGCCCATTGCCACCGTCGGCGGCATCTTGGCGTTATGGATACGCGACATGCCGTTCTCCATTTCTGCCGGCGTCGGTTTCATTGCCTTGTTTGGTATCGCGGTGATGAACGGTGTCGTTCTGATCGAACACATCCGCGCACTTCGAGAGCGCGGCCAGGGAATCGACGATTCTGTATTTACCGGTGCCGTCGATCGACTGCGTCCCGTCCTGATGACCGCGACCACGGACGCTCTTGGTTTCTTGCCGATGGCGTTCTCCACCAGTAGCGGTGCCGAAGTGCAACGACCGCTGGCGACTGTCGTCATCGGCGGGGTGATCACGTCTAGCCTACTAACCTTGATCGTCCTGCCGTCGATCTACCATTGGTTCGAGCCGAAGGAAGAAGGCAACGAGGTTGACGAGGAAGTAACGAACAACGACCAATCTGAAGAGACAGCCTCCTAGAGCCCAATCCATGCCCCTCATTGAAGAATTTGAACGATCAGGAATTTGGCTATTCCGCTGGCGTAGCTACCTTCCATTCGTGTTCCTACCGCTAATTTTTGTTGCTGCCGTACGCTACCCAGTGATCGAGGCCCATCCGAATCTGCATCTGGCTTGGGGCATTTTCAGCGTGGGAGTTTCGTTGCTTGGTTTGTTCGTGCGCTGTCATACGGTCGGACATGCCGCCGACGGCACGTCGGGACGAAACACGAAGCAGCAGATCGCCGAATCGCTGAATACGTCTGGATTCTACTCGGTGCTGCGACACCCGCTGTATCTAGGCAACTTCCTGGTTGCCTTGGGGATCGTGCTGCATTCCCTGGCACCTTGGCTCGTCGCAATCTACGTGATGTCGTTCGCATTGTATTACGAGCGGATCATGTTCACGGAAGAAGCATTTCTTCGGCAGAAGTTTGGAAGCGATTTCATTCGATGGTCGAGCAGAACACCGGCATTCATTCCGCGACTCAAGCGGTGGCGGAGCGCGGAACTGCCCATGAATTGGCCCAAGGTGATCCGCGCCGAATCAGCCGCCGTTGCCGTCATTGCTGTAGCCTTTCCGGGCGTGGAACTGCTCATGCACCGAGTCCAGCAGGGCAAAGTCGCCGTTGAAACCTCGTGGTATTTCATTTTCGCTGCGGGTGTAGTGTTGTACGGTATCGCCCGCTACATGAAACGCCGGTATCGACGATACAACTCACGCAAGCTCGGACCACGGGAGGCGATAACGTGATTGAAATGCAAACCCAAAGAAATTGGGAAGCAGACGAACGACGCCCGCTTCCCATTCTCACATTCTCAGTCGGCAATCTTCAATCGACAGTATTCAACCTAGTGGTGTCCGCCGACGCCGAGGTGCAGGCGCCCGACATCAAGATGGACACCGCCGTGACCACGGTAGGCTGGTTGGTACGAACGATAACTCGGGGCGTAGTGACTGCCGTAAGCCGAACCGTAAGAGGGAGTCGCGTTGTAGCGGCGCGCGATTCCGTGCCCAGTAATTGCGTGCCCACCGTAGTAACCTCGGCCACCGGTGTAGCCGTGTCCGTAACTGGAGTGGCCTCCGCC includes these proteins:
- a CDS encoding methyltransferase family protein is translated as MPLIEEFERSGIWLFRWRSYLPFVFLPLIFVAAVRYPVIEAHPNLHLAWGIFSVGVSLLGLFVRCHTVGHAADGTSGRNTKQQIAESLNTSGFYSVLRHPLYLGNFLVALGIVLHSLAPWLVAIYVMSFALYYERIMFTEEAFLRQKFGSDFIRWSSRTPAFIPRLKRWRSAELPMNWPKVIRAESAAVAVIAVAFPGVELLMHRVQQGKVAVETSWYFIFAAGVVLYGIARYMKRRYRRYNSRKLGPREAIT